Proteins encoded by one window of Arachis hypogaea cultivar Tifrunner chromosome 1, arahy.Tifrunner.gnm2.J5K5, whole genome shotgun sequence:
- the LOC140183726 gene encoding uncharacterized protein: MADVPSPSLSELMRMVAELQQVNQRIADENQIMAAQIAELNHVRTEHNNTHHQQSEDNEHHSQPSHISKTIRADEIQPKDEKEESDELVRPFTEEVMSFELPKRFTLPLTLTPYDGLGDPKKFLKNFRSIMIVNGVSDTVLCHCFPNYLDGPALDWLCALPAGSISRFQQLAKLFEEHFTGSVIYLHDSDYLNTIKQGQNESLKDYMTRFTKVAISIPDLHPEVHLHAIKSGLRPGKFQEIIAFNTKREDIIKEILNSKLIKPPRKAGTYQDTKNVDKSKYCAFHQKHGHTTDDCVIAKDLLERLAWQGHLDKYIGSHIQKRSTPSRNKDLSEQQHREKEKLTANNYEKPRGVINYISGGYASGDYNSSIQNLDDPVVITLQLGDLLVKKVLLDPGSSADVLFYSTFQKMKLSNNILQSTEGDLVGFSGKRVPIIGSVWLQTTLGENPLSKTCDIQYLDDHVVTIHGDHKEALHCYNIGMKFQNHSKQQVNNVDLTNNSSALADLDPRTDFRERPTPSDDLQKVYFNNDPNKFTFVGKSISKEELNVITIFLQEQADLFAWTPSDMPGIDPQIISHKLAINPSARPVQQKKRKLGEEKRKASLEETQKLISAKFIKEIRFTTWLANVVMVRKQNGKWRMCVDFTDLNKACPKDSYLLPSIDSLVDNASGYATLSFMDAYSGYNQILMHPSDQCKTAFITVFENYCYKVMPFGLKNAGATYQHLMDKVFTKQIGRNIEVYVDDMVAKTKVGNSHIDDLTEIFGQIRHYNMRLNPKKCAFGVQGGKFLGFLLTNRGIEANSNKCRGVVDMTRPKTIKEVQRLTGRLAALSRFVPYLASKSNPFFQTIKKKNRFQWTDDCERAFNTLKTTLSQPPILQKPLQGEDLFLYLSVTDWAVSSALITERSKIQHPVYFVSKTIHHAELNYPKIEKLALALVFSARRIRPYFQSHVINVRTDHLLRQVLHKPDIAGRLIKWSIELSEFNIRYQSRGAIKS; this comes from the exons ATGGCTGACGTACCCTCTCCTTCACTATCCGAACTTATGCGGATGGTAGCTGAGTTACAACAAGTCAATCAACGAATAGCTGACGAAAACCAAATAATGGCTGCTCAAATCGCTGAACTGAACCATGTTCGGACAGAACACAACAACACTCATCACCAGCAGTCAGAAGATAATGAGCATCATTCCCAACCCTCTCACATCTCGAAGACTATCCGAGCTGACGAAATTCAACCCAAAGATGAAAAGGAAGAGTCTGATGAACTTGTAAGACCCTTCACAGAAGAAGTGATGAGCTTCGAATTGCCAAAGAGATTCACCCTGCCACTAACCCTCACACCTTATGATGGGCTTGGAGACCCGAAGAAATTTCTCAAAAATTTCCGATCAATAATGATCGtcaatggtgtatcagatactgTTTTATGCCATTGTTTTCCAAATTatttagacggtcctgcacttgattggttgtgTGCTTTGCCTGCAGGTTCTATCTCGCGATTTCAGCAACTGGCCAAGCTGTTTGAAGAACACTTCACCGGATCCGTAATATATCTACATGACTCTGACTATCTGAATACTATCAAGCAGGGGCAAAACGAAAGTCTGAAGGACTATATGACTCGCTTCACAAAAGTCGCCATCAGTATACCCGACCTCCATCCCGAAGTCCATTTGCACGCAATCAAAAGCGGCCTCCGACCTGGAAAGTTCCAGGAAATAATTGCG TTTAACACTAAGCGGGAGGATATCATCAAAGAGAttctaaattcaaaactcatcaaGCCACCAAGAAAGGCCGGCACCTACCAGGACACTAAGAACGTAGACAAATCTAAATATTGTGCCTTCCACCAGAAGCACGGCCACACCACTGATGACTGTGTGATAGCAAAGGACCTCTTAGAACGGTTAGCTTGGCAAGGTCATCTCGATAAGTACATCGGAAGTCACATCCAAAAACGTTCCACACCTTCCAGGAACAAGGATTTGTCAGAACAACAACACCGAGAAAAGGAGAAGTTAACGGCGAACAATTATGAAAAGCCTCGGGGAGTCATTAATTATATTTCAGGAGGATACGCAAGTGGAG ACTACAACTCTAGTATACAGAACTTGGATGACCCCGTAGTTATAACTCTTCAGTTGGGAGACCTACTGGTCAAGAAAGTACTTTTAGATCCTGGAAGCAGTGCCGACGTTCTATTCTACTCGACATTTCAAAAAATGAAGCTCAGTAACAACATTCTCCAGTCAACAGAGGGAGATCTGGTCGGCTTCTCAGGCAAACGAGTTCCAATAATAGGgtcagtgtggttacaaaccacactgggtGAGAATCCTCTTTCAAAAACTTGTGATATTCAGTATCTA GACGATCATGTTGTCACAATCCATGGAGATCATAAGGAAGCTCTGCACTGTTACAACATCGGCATGAAGTTCCAAAATCATTCGAAACAACAAGTTAACAATGTCGATCTCACAAACAATAGCTCGGCTTTAGCCGACCTAGATCCAAGAACCGACTTCCGAGAAAGACCAACTCCATCTGACGACTTACAGAAGGTATATTTTAACAATGACCCTAACAAGTTCACCTTTGTAGGTAAGTCAATAAGCAAAGAGGAGCTAAACGTGATCACCATCTTCCTACAAGAGCAAGCCGACTTATTTGCATGGACACCTTCCGATATGCCCGGCATAGACCCACAAATCATCAGCCATAAACTAGCTATAAACCCATCTGCGAGACCTGtgcagcaaaagaaaagaaaactcggCGAAGAAAAGCGAAAAGCGTCGTTGGAAGAAACACAAAAACTGATAAGCGCAAAATTCATCAAGGAGATCAGATTTACCACCTGGCTAGCCAATGTGGTTATGGTAAGGAAACAAAACggtaagtggcgcatgtgcgtcgattttACTGACTTAAACAAAGCATGCCCGAAGGATTCTTATCTGTTACCATCCATAGACTCTTTGGTAGATAACGCTTCCGGTTACGCTACCTTAAGTTTCATGGATGCATATTCGGGGTACAACCAAATACTTATGCACCCCTCTGATCAATGTAAAACAGCTTTTATTACTGTCTTCGAAAACTACTGTTATAAGGTTATGCCTTTTGgactaaagaatgcaggagcAACTTACCAACACCTTATGGATAAAGTTTTCACCAAACAAATCGGTAGAAACATCGAAGTTTATGTCGATGATATGGTCGCCAAAACAAAGGTCGGCAACAGCCATATTGACGACTTAACAGAAATATTCGGCCAAATACGCCACTACAACATGCGTTTGAACCCGAAAAAATGCGCCTTTGGAGTACAAGGTGGTAAGTTCTTGGGGTTTTTATTAACAAACAGGGGCATCGAGGCAAACTCGAACAAATGCCGAGGAGTCGTGGATATGACAAGGCCGAAGACTATAAAAGAAGTGCAACGCCTCACAGGAAGGCTTGCTGCATTATCAAGATTTGTACCTTATTTAGCTTCAAAGTCTAATCCTTTTTtccaaacaataaaaaagaaaaatagatttCAATGGACCGATGATTGTGAAAGAGCCtttaacacactaaaaacaaCTCTCTCACAACCGCCGATTCTACAAAAACCCCTCCAAGGGGAAGATTTATTTCTGTACTTATCAGTTACTGATTGGGCGGTAAGCTCTGCTCTTATCACAGAAAGaagcaaaattcagcatccagtATACTTCGTCAGCAAAACAATCCACCATGCCGAGCTTAATTACCCGAAAATAGAGAAGCTGGCCTTGGCATTAGTCTTCTCAGCACGAAGAATCCGACCTTATTTTCAAAGTCATGTCATCAATGTCAGAACGGATCACCTACTACGACAAGTGCTACACAAGCCCGACATTGCAGGGAGACTTATAAAGTGGTCAATCGAATTATCCGAGTTCAACATCAGATATCAGTCCAGAGGGGCaattaaatcataa